The following is a genomic window from Peromyscus maniculatus bairdii isolate BWxNUB_F1_BW_parent chromosome 22, HU_Pman_BW_mat_3.1, whole genome shotgun sequence.
CGCTCAACTGCGCAGCCTCTGGCAGATGAAGCGACACACAGCCACTGGCTAGATGCCgcactgggggggtggggagggtggggggtggggggcaacaATTCTAAGGAGTCCTGAAGCCTTCACACCCCAAACATCTGTTCCTAGACCTCTCTGAGCTTTAGGCTTCTGATGGCCCTAGGCTGGCAGAGATGATCCTACTGGAATGCAGCTGCTCCCAAGCCTGGAGATCTCCTGGAAACGTGAGAGTTCTCTGCCACCTCCTTCATTATTAATCAGGGAACTATTGTTGGGCATTTGAGATGTGCCAGGCTCTAGGCTAAGTGCATCACATACATCATCTCACTTATTCCCCCAAAGTTCTTGCTGCGTGTGACATATttagccccattttacagatgggaaaacttgCAAAGCTCATAACATCCCGGCTTGAAATGTAGTCGTGAAGTGTATTTGGGACTCCCTTGGAAGGCCGACGTTAGAGGGGACCATTATAGTTTCACCAGGGCTCCCTCCCAAGTTGATGTTTAGTTTTATATAGTTGGGGGCCCTAGAGGTCACAGATGAGCCTTCTCTGAACCACCCAAATAAAGCACTAGGAGGAATTCAGGAAgactgcctggaagaagcagtgTTTGGTTGAGATTCCCTACGAGTCAGAAAAGAGGAAAACTTGGAAACCCTGCCCACATTCTTTCAATCTCATAATTATCTTAATAAAAGCTGAAGTGTTTATGCTCTCTGGTCTGATTGGAGAAGCGAGTGCCCAGAACAGaagatttcattttcaaataaagagACATGATCAAAGACAGAAAGTCATTAGTTCAAGGTCACAAGGCCACAAGTAACGAGGCCAGAACTTGTGCCCACGGCTTCTGGTTCCTGTTCAGGGTCCTTTCTGCACCTCTCCCAGGCAGCCAGgaagattttgttgttattgttttgagaagGGTTTACTCTGCAGCCCGGACTGCCTCTCCACCTcttactctcctgcctcagcctagcACACGCTGAggctacaggcatgcaccactacacccagctcagGGCAGAATTTCTGATAGTCATTTGATGATCAGCTCAGAGGGGGTGGATTTGACTCTGCCTGGCGCACAGATGGGGAGAGTCCATAGAGGGTAgacagggcagaggagaggaccTTAGAGATGGTCTAGCTGGTGACAGGACACTCAGGACTCCTGCCTTGCCCAGGGCAATGTCCCACCCTCACACGGACAGAGCCGACTTTTGGACCAAGTCCCATGGGCAGATCCCAGTCCCAGGCAGGGTGGAAAACCTGGAGTATGGGTTCATGCTACCGTGGTGAGGGAGGGCACTATAGGCCAGCTGCTCAGGGAAACTGCAAAGTCCCAGTGGCCatcacccaccccaccctgccctaCCCTGCCCCAAAGAGCTTTGACTACAGcaaggaaaccatcaagaagcAAGAAGCCAtgcatgcctcagtttctctccctccacacTGCATCACCATATCAGAAGCCATTCCATCCCACCATCTCCCCTTATAGCCATGGGCACTGAAGCCCACAGaggacagggagcatggcagagcCCACAAGTATTAGACAGGAAGCCAGCTCTCaactgcctgcctgccatccccCACACATCAGCTGCCGGCGGACAAACTTCCCAGCAAGTACCAGCAGCCAGCTCCCCTCTCCCAGAGGCATGAGACATGCCGTGTTTTCAAGAAAACAGATTCAAGTTCAAACTCCGCCTGCTAAAACTTCTCGACAGTGTGACCTGGAAAGTCGCTAACTCCTCTCTGCCTTCGGGGATTATCATCCAAGTGCTTCTGGGTGATACAAAGGGTTTGGTGCCCAAAGCGTGACAGGACGCGGATGTGCCCGTGTGTTGAAAGGCAGGCTCAGTAGCCAGCTGCGGtggcagacatggtggtacatgtctgtaaccctagcacttggaaggcggaggcaggaagatcattgtgagttcaaaaccagcctggtctacatattcaGAGATGCAAGTTAACCACGGCTCCATAGCTAGCAAAGaaagaagttggggggggggggcaggtcaaGAACCTgcaaggtggggaggaaagggggcaggcagaggaggaggagggaccccCGCCAGGCCAGTCCCACAGTGtgtgctttctctcttctctctcacagGCTATGGTCACGCAGCGCCCAGCACGGACGGTGGCAAGGTGTTCTGCATGTTCTACGCGCTGCTGGGTATCCCGCTCACACTCGTCATGTTCCAGAGCCTCGGTGAGCGCATCAATACCATGGTGAAGTACCTGCTGCATCGTGCCAAGAAGGGGCTGGGCATGCGGCACCCCGAAGTGTCCATGGCCAACATGGTGCTCATCGGCTTCGTGTCGTGCATCAGCACGCTGTGCATTGGCGCCGCCGCCTTCTCCTACTATGAACGCTGGACCTTCTTCCAGGCCTATTACTACTGCTTCATCACGCTCACCACCATCGGCTTCGGCGACTACGTGGCGCTGCAGAAGGACCAGGCGCTGCAGACGCAGCCGCAGTACGTGGCCTTCAGCTTCGTGTACATCCTCACGGGCCTCACGGTCATCGGCGCCTTCCTCAACCTCGTGGTGCTGCGGTTCATGACCATGAACGCCGAGGACGAGAAGCGTGACAAGGAGCACCGCGCACTGCTCACGCACAACGGCCAGGCGGGTGGCCTGGGGGGCCTGAGCTGCCTGAGCGGTAGCCTGAGCGACAGCATGCATCCCCGCGACCCGATCATGTGCCCGGCGGCCGCGGGCGTGGGTGGCAGCGGCTTCCGCAATGTCTACGCCGAGGTGCTGCACTTACAATCCATGTGCTCGTGCCTGTGGTACAAGAGCCGCGAGAAGCTGCAGTACTCCATCCCTATGATCATCCCGCGGGACCTCTCCACGTCCGACACGTGCGTGGAGCACAGCTTCTCGTCGCCGGGATGCGGTGGCCGCTACAGCGACACGCCCTCGCACCCCTGCCTGTGCAGCGGGACGCAGCGCTCGGCCATCAGCTCGGTGTCCACGGGCCTGCACAGCCTGGTTACCTTCCGCAGCCTCATGAAGCGCAGGAGTTCGGTGTGAACCACACGGCCAGGCCTGCAGCACCTGTGAGCCAGCAGGGTGGGGGTCCAGCCTGCAGAAGCCGCAGGAGTTGACCAGGAGGCCCCACCCAAAGACGCCTTCGGGCCCCGTGGGACGTCCCCAGCCCACCACCTCTATTCTTCCCTAGCCCCTAATCTCCAACTGTGCGGGCTTGCACTAGCCAGCAGGAGACCGGGCTCTGAGGACCCCTGGAGCCCCGATCAGAGCCCGATCCATTCCGAGAAATGTGAaacttgggaggtggggaggtggggaccgCAGCCACTAGGAGCCTTTCGGAAATCTGAGAAGCTCCGCAGTCCTCAGAGGCCCTGCTGGGACCCAGAACCCTTACCTCCCGAGGGGACTTCTGTTctcgggttttttgtttgttgtttgtttgttttttgttttctggttttgttctggttttttttttttttttcatctctacTTATACCTCCCCTGGGTTCTCCAAAGCCCACGGTGTCTTTGTCCAGGTCACCCCCCACTCCATCCCACCTTGCTCTCTCATCTCCAGTCACGTCTCCCAGCCTTCCACTaccttctgtgtcttttttttttttttttgcatggctaTGCAgttatggaagaaaaaaaaaaaaggaaatcccaGCGGTCCCTAAAGCTAGTCCCCAGAGGGCAGGACAGGGGAAAAAAAGTGGCAGGCAGGCCACAGGAGTTAGAGCAAAGTGAGCGCAGAAACTGTGGCTTCCAACTCTGCGAGGCGGCCACATCCGTAGGTGAGCTACCTGGAGTCTGATGTCATGCTCAGGGCTCCGGGGAGACTCCAGCCTTCAGGATTGCCCTTGGAATCTGAAACACAGACTCCCGCTTGCTGTCTGTCCCTGGCTGCTGTTATGGCTGCTCACCTACTCTTCCATTTATAGTGATTTTTTTAGCACCGGAAACCCTGTCCTCCCTACGTTCATTTGAGTGTACTAACACTCGGGTTAGGTCACCTGGGCAGTTCttatggccattttttttttttttcagaagaggaaaacagGTAAAAATTACTTGCCCCAGGTGATGCAAGTCTTGAAGGGGAACAAGAACCTGCAAGCTTGTTCCCAGCCCAAGTGCTCTTCTTTCTGGCCCAGCCTCCTCTCAGAAGCAACGGGCAGCACCCTGGCCTTGTGTAGGCAGCTGGGGCGTAAACTAGAATCAGAACCCCTCCGTCAGAGCCCTTTTGCCATGGCTCTGACTCTGCTACTCTTCTTAGCCCAGAGACCGCGGCTCTAAATGGACCCTTGTCTCTGTTCACAAGCAGGGAAGTCCTCGGGACTGAGGTGAGCAGGACTAAAAGTCTCACGGACTAAAAGCCGGGAGTTGCAACACTCTGAGAGTTCAGGGACTGGGCTGAGCAGCCCAGACAGCTGGCAGGTGTATCCTGGGACATTATCCCTGGACTAGAAGCCGGGATGGGTGCCTGCATCCTAAGTTGCTAGACCTAAGGCTTCCACTATAGCCAGGAATGCCCCTCTAGGGGAGAGAATGTATTGGACTTGGTATGCCCTCTACCTCCTCCACCTGCAACCCAGGTTGGGGGTGGCGGACTGGTGGCTTGCTACTGGGGACAAGCTAGAGGTGGGGTAGGCCCAGGGCAGCAGAAGGGTATGTGTGGGGCTGTGGgtatggctcagaggtaaagcaCTTTCCTAGTGTGCTTGAGaccctgagtttcatccctggcaccaggaaaagggggaagggaacacccccctccccccagctgccTTCCACTCACTGTTCCCAGGCCTAGAGTAAGGCCAGCCCGACCATTTGGCAAGCTAGAGAGAGAGCCCCCACCATGTCCTCCAGGCCCTGGCGGTCCCTAGGTGGAAGGAATCTGACCTATGTGTATCCCCTGTCcttgtggaagagctggcccGTGTGCCAAGGGGAGTGGGACCCCGGAGCTGGAGAGGTGCCGTCTGTGTTTATGTTGGGGCAGGGGCAGTGCTCACTGCCTCTGTCCTGTGTGTGACCCCGCCCTCGAGGGGTCAAGTCCCGTCAGATCCGAGGGAGCCACAACCAAAGTTACAGAGAGGGTGGGGAAGGCAGCAGAGCGGCCCTAGGGTTCTGAGCTTGGGGGACTGCTTGTCTCCTGTAGGGTCTTGCCTAGGGAACTCGAAAGccactgtcacttcctgtctcacccCCTCCCACTGCAGGCAGCCTTTCTGCTTCCCCAATGCCTTATGCCTGGGCACACTGCCACAGAATATGCAATATGTGTGGGTGACACGCCCCACACCCACCCGGGCAGCCCCTAAGTCCCCCCAGGCTGTGGCTGCCCTGGCCCCCCTCAGCAGCTCCTGCCCATCTGTCTTCACATTGAGAATGGCGCCTAATAAATGCTGTCCATGGAGACCAGGCTCTGGTTCCCGCTCCTCTGTCATTGGTCGCCTCAGTTGCTCAAGCCTAGCCATTCACTCACCCTGCCCCGCCGGGGTCTACAGATGTGGCTGGTGGATTCCCCTCAGGCTGATCAAAAGTGCTTTGGGGGCCTTGTGAAAAAACCCGGGAGTCAACCCTGGCTTCCCTTGGTAGTTTCTCAAAAGATCCGAGCTCTTCGATCTCATCCTGGAACAGACTATGAGAACAGGACCTTAGAAATGACTGGGTCCTGTCCCCCTTCTGTACATAAGTAACCTGAGGCTAACAAGGACAAGTCACTTGCCCGGAGTCACACAGCCTGTGAATGGCAACCTAGGATTAGAAGAAAAGCTGGGGATTCCCTCACTTTCCCTCCTCACCTGGCCTGCAGAGTCAAACAGGACTTCTGGGAGTAACATGACCTCCTTCATCAGAGGCTCCTGCCCCCAGTGGCCTGAtggacaccaacacacacacacacacacacacacacacacacacacacacacacacacacacacaatcactttCAACAGGGGCACATCACAAGTACTTTTCCTTAGGCTTGGGAATGGGCCCCAGAGTACAAGATAGATATGTAGGAAGCAGATAGACCCCGCCCATTTGGAGCCAGCACCTGAATCACCCAGCCAATGGGCTTCCAGGCTCCCCTGAGCATGAACCATAGTGATACCTTCGGCACCACAATCTCGCTACACATCCTGACTCACAACCACCCCGCCACACTCAGTACGCGCATATCCATTCCGTGTATAAATGCCAGCTGTGGCCCACTCCGATGATTTTCTCTACCCATCCGTGGCTTGCTATCTTCAGATCGACACACACACTAGAGAATcaaggggctggggctgggggcgcACCTCCCTAACCTTCCCTTCTACCTCCGCAGACCAACTGAAGAGAGAAGGGGACATATTTGTGGGGAGGGAGGTTCTgggttcaaagaaaaaaaaaaggggtaaAAGCCTGTGACCTCTCCAAGACACAGCCAGTCTCCCTGTGATGCACCTCTGGCCATGCCAAGGTTTTAGGGCATGTTCATTGGTAATCTGCTGCCCTCAGGGTGGGCACAGCAGAACCCTGGCTCACCTACTCCTAAAACTGCTTCATCACAATCAAGGCTCAAAGGCTCCTGCTTCTCTTAGCTCTCAGAAATGCAGCGTCAGCCAAGGTGGGTCCTTCTGGCGGTCAGTGGTGGCCAGCACAAGGTCACCTGTACTTTCTCACGCAGTGTTTTCAGGACACAAGCATGATGATTCTTGCCCTCCTTTCAACA
Proteins encoded in this region:
- the Kcnk3 gene encoding potassium channel subfamily K member 3; amino-acid sequence: MKRQNVRTLALIVCTFTYLLVGAAVFDALESEPEMIERQRLELRQLELRARYNLSEGGYEELERVVLRLKPHKAGVQWRFAGSFYFAITVITTIGYGHAAPSTDGGKVFCMFYALLGIPLTLVMFQSLGERINTMVKYLLHRAKKGLGMRHPEVSMANMVLIGFVSCISTLCIGAAAFSYYERWTFFQAYYYCFITLTTIGFGDYVALQKDQALQTQPQYVAFSFVYILTGLTVIGAFLNLVVLRFMTMNAEDEKRDKEHRALLTHNGQAGGLGGLSCLSGSLSDSMHPRDPIMCPAAAGVGGSGFRNVYAEVLHLQSMCSCLWYKSREKLQYSIPMIIPRDLSTSDTCVEHSFSSPGCGGRYSDTPSHPCLCSGTQRSAISSVSTGLHSLVTFRSLMKRRSSV